A region from the Pseudomonas sp. KU26590 genome encodes:
- the thrC gene encoding threonine synthase — translation MRYISTRGQAPALNFEDVLLTGLASDGGLYVPENLPRFTQEEIASWAGLPYHELAFRVMRPFVTGSIPDADFKKILEETYGVFSHAAIAPLRQLNGNEWVLELFHGPTLAFKDFALQLLGRLLDYMLEKRGERVVIMGATSGDTGSAAIEGCRRCDNVDIFILHPNNRVSDVQRRQMTTIFGENIHNIAIEGNFDDCQEMVKNSFADQSFLKGTRLVAVNSINWARIMAQIVYYFHAALQLGGPARSVAFSVPTGNFGDIFAGYLARNMGLPISQLVVATNRNDILHRFMSGNQYVKETLHATLTPSMDIMVSSNFERLLFDMHGRNGGAIAKLMDTFKQGGGFSVEEERWSETRKLFDSLAVSDEDTCKTIAEVFASTGELLDPHTAIGVKAARDCRRSLDTPMVILGTAHPVKFPDAVLKAGVGKALELPAHLSDLFERDERCTVLPNDLKAVQAFVSQHGNRGKPL, via the coding sequence ATGCGCTATATCAGTACCCGCGGCCAGGCACCGGCCCTGAATTTTGAAGACGTGTTGCTCACCGGTCTGGCGAGCGATGGCGGTCTGTATGTTCCGGAAAACCTGCCGCGCTTTACGCAGGAAGAGATCGCGTCCTGGGCCGGTCTGCCTTATCACGAACTGGCTTTTCGCGTGATGCGCCCGTTCGTGACAGGCAGCATCCCGGACGCGGATTTCAAGAAGATTCTCGAAGAAACCTACGGCGTGTTCTCCCACGCTGCGATTGCGCCACTGCGTCAGCTCAACGGCAACGAGTGGGTATTGGAGCTGTTTCACGGCCCAACCCTGGCGTTCAAGGATTTCGCCCTGCAACTGCTGGGGCGTCTGCTGGACTATATGCTCGAGAAGCGCGGCGAACGCGTGGTCATCATGGGCGCAACGTCCGGTGACACCGGCTCGGCCGCCATTGAAGGCTGCCGTCGTTGCGACAACGTCGACATCTTCATTCTGCACCCGAACAATCGGGTGTCCGATGTTCAGCGCCGCCAGATGACTACCATCTTCGGCGAGAACATCCATAACATCGCGATCGAAGGCAACTTCGACGACTGCCAGGAAATGGTCAAGAACAGCTTCGCCGACCAGAGCTTCCTCAAGGGCACGCGTCTGGTGGCGGTGAACTCGATCAACTGGGCCCGGATCATGGCCCAGATCGTTTACTACTTCCACGCAGCCCTGCAGTTGGGCGGCCCGGCGCGGTCGGTGGCGTTCTCCGTGCCGACTGGCAACTTCGGCGACATCTTCGCCGGTTATCTGGCCCGCAACATGGGCTTGCCGATCAGCCAACTGGTGGTGGCCACCAACCGCAACGACATTCTGCACCGCTTCATGAGCGGCAATCAGTACGTCAAGGAAACCCTGCACGCGACGTTGACCCCGTCGATGGACATCATGGTGTCGTCCAACTTCGAGCGTCTGCTGTTCGACATGCACGGTCGCAACGGCGGCGCGATTGCCAAGCTGATGGACACATTCAAGCAAGGCGGCGGTTTCAGCGTCGAGGAAGAGCGCTGGTCCGAGACCCGCAAGCTGTTTGATTCCCTGGCGGTCAGTGACGAAGACACCTGCAAAACCATCGCTGAAGTATTCGCCAGCACGGGCGAGCTGCTCGATCCGCACACCGCGATAGGTGTGAAAGCCGCGCGCGACTGCCGCCGCAGCCTGGATACGCCGATGGTGATTCTGGGGACGGCGCATCCGGTCAAGTTCCCGGACGCCGTGTTGAAGGCCGGTGTAGGAAAAGCGCTTGAGCTGCCTGCACATTTGTCTGATTTGTTTGAGCGAGACGAACGCTGCACGGTCCTGCCGAACGACCTCAAGGCCGTGCAGGCCTTTGTCAGCCAACACGGTAATCGTGGCAAACCTCTCTGA
- the rplS gene encoding 50S ribosomal protein L19: MTNKIILALEAEQMTKEIPPFAPGDTIVVQVKVKEGDRARLQAFEGVVIAKRNRGVNSAFTVRKISNGVGVERTFQTYSPQIDSMAVKRRGDVRKAKLYYLRDLSGKAARIKEKLV, from the coding sequence ATGACTAACAAAATCATCCTTGCACTCGAAGCAGAGCAGATGACCAAAGAGATCCCTCCCTTTGCCCCGGGCGACACCATTGTCGTTCAGGTGAAAGTGAAGGAAGGCGACCGCGCTCGTCTGCAGGCGTTCGAAGGCGTTGTTATCGCCAAGCGTAACCGTGGTGTGAACAGTGCTTTCACTGTTCGTAAAATCTCCAACGGTGTTGGCGTTGAACGTACTTTCCAGACCTACAGCCCGCAAATCGACAGCATGGCTGTGAAACGTCGCGGCGACGTTCGCAAGGCCAAGCTGTACTACCTGCGTGACCTGTCCGGTAAAGCAGCTCGCATCAAGGAAAAACTGGTTTAA
- the trmD gene encoding tRNA (guanosine(37)-N1)-methyltransferase TrmD has product MASLRIEVITLFPEMFSAISEYGITSRAVKQELLQLTCWNPRDYTTDRHHTVDDRPFGGGPGMVMKIKPLEDALAQARQAAGDAAKVIYLSPQGRKLDQSAVRELAQEEALILIAGRYEGVDERFIEAHVDEEWSIGDYVLSGGELPAMVLIDAVTRLLPGALGHVDSAEEDSFTDGLLDCPHYTRPEVYADQRVPDVLLSGNHAHIRRWRLQQSLGRTYERRADLLESRSLSGEEKKLLAEYLRERDDS; this is encoded by the coding sequence ATGGCCAGCCTGCGCATAGAAGTCATCACGCTGTTTCCCGAGATGTTTTCCGCCATCAGCGAATACGGCATTACCAGCCGTGCGGTGAAACAGGAGCTGTTGCAGCTTACCTGTTGGAATCCGCGGGATTACACCACTGATCGACATCACACTGTGGACGATCGCCCGTTTGGCGGTGGCCCTGGCATGGTGATGAAGATCAAGCCCCTCGAAGATGCTCTGGCTCAGGCCAGGCAGGCGGCGGGGGATGCGGCGAAGGTGATTTACCTGTCGCCACAAGGCCGCAAGCTGGATCAGTCTGCGGTACGCGAACTGGCGCAGGAAGAAGCACTTATCCTGATTGCCGGTCGTTATGAAGGCGTCGACGAGCGTTTCATTGAAGCTCATGTCGATGAAGAGTGGTCGATTGGCGACTATGTGTTATCTGGCGGTGAGCTGCCGGCCATGGTCCTGATAGATGCGGTTACGCGACTGCTGCCTGGAGCTTTAGGGCATGTAGATTCCGCGGAGGAAGATTCCTTCACGGATGGTCTGCTGGATTGCCCGCACTACACCCGACCGGAGGTGTATGCGGATCAGCGTGTTCCCGACGTATTGCTTAGTGGCAATCACGCACACATCCGGCGTTGGCGTTTACAGCAGTCCCTTGGGCGGACCTATGAACGACGCGCCGATCTTCTGGAAAGCCGCTCGCTTTCTGGAGAAGAGAAGAAGCTGCTGGCGGAATACCTCCGCGAGCGGGACGATAGTTAA
- the ffh gene encoding signal recognition particle protein, with amino-acid sequence MFENLTDRLSQTLRQVTGKAKLTEDNIKDTLREVRMALLEADVALPVVKDFVNRIKERAVGTEVSRSLTPGQAFVKIVQAELEEMMGAANEELTLNVTPPAVILMAGLQGAGKTTTAGKLARFLKERKKKTVMLVSADVYRPAAIKQLETLANDIGVTFFPSDISQKPVDIAEAAIKEAKLKFIDVVILDTAGRLHIDAEMMGEIQALHAAVKPAETLFVVDAMTGQDAANTAKAFGDALPLTGVILTKVDGDARGGAALSVRAITGKPIKFIGMGEKSEALEPFHPDRIASRILGMGDVLSLIEQAEQTLDKDKADKLAKKLKKGKGFDLEDFRDQLQQMKNMGGLGGLMDKLPSIGGVNLSQMGNAQSAAEKQFKQMEAIINSMTPAERRDPELISGSRKRRIAMGSGTQVQDIGRLIKQHKQMQKMMKKFSTKGGMAKMMRGMGGMLPGGGMPKM; translated from the coding sequence ATGTTTGAAAATCTGACAGATCGTCTCTCGCAGACGCTGCGCCAGGTCACTGGTAAAGCCAAGCTGACCGAGGACAACATCAAGGACACACTGCGTGAAGTGCGTATGGCGCTGCTTGAAGCCGACGTCGCCTTGCCGGTTGTCAAAGACTTCGTCAATCGCATCAAGGAACGCGCCGTCGGCACCGAGGTGTCGCGCAGCCTGACGCCGGGCCAGGCGTTCGTGAAGATCGTCCAGGCCGAACTGGAAGAGATGATGGGGGCGGCCAACGAAGAGCTGACCCTCAATGTCACGCCTCCGGCGGTCATCCTGATGGCGGGTCTGCAAGGTGCGGGCAAGACCACCACTGCCGGCAAGCTCGCCCGATTCCTGAAAGAACGCAAAAAGAAAACCGTGATGCTGGTGTCGGCGGACGTTTACCGTCCGGCCGCGATCAAGCAACTGGAAACCCTGGCCAACGACATCGGCGTGACGTTCTTCCCGTCCGACATCAGCCAGAAGCCGGTGGACATCGCCGAAGCGGCGATCAAAGAGGCCAAGCTCAAGTTCATTGATGTCGTGATCCTCGACACCGCCGGTCGTCTGCACATCGACGCCGAAATGATGGGCGAGATCCAGGCGCTGCACGCGGCGGTCAAGCCGGCCGAGACGCTGTTCGTCGTCGACGCCATGACCGGCCAGGACGCCGCCAACACGGCCAAGGCGTTCGGTGACGCGCTGCCGCTGACCGGTGTGATCCTGACCAAGGTCGACGGCGACGCCCGTGGCGGTGCTGCGCTGTCGGTGCGCGCCATTACTGGCAAGCCGATCAAGTTCATCGGTATGGGCGAGAAGAGCGAGGCGCTGGAGCCGTTCCATCCTGACCGTATCGCATCGCGCATCCTGGGCATGGGTGACGTGCTCAGCCTGATCGAGCAGGCCGAACAGACCCTCGACAAGGACAAGGCCGACAAACTCGCCAAGAAACTGAAGAAGGGCAAGGGCTTCGACCTCGAAGACTTCCGCGATCAGCTGCAACAGATGAAGAACATGGGCGGCCTGGGCGGGCTCATGGACAAACTGCCAAGCATCGGTGGCGTCAACCTGTCGCAGATGGGCAACGCGCAAAGCGCAGCCGAAAAGCAGTTCAAACAGATGGAAGCCATCATCAACTCGATGACACCGGCCGAGCGTCGCGACCCTGAGCTGATCAGCGGTTCACGCAAACGTCGTATCGCCATGGGTTCTGGCACCCAGGTGCAGGACATCGGTCGTCTGATCAAGCAGCACAAACAGATGCAGAAGATGATGAAAAAGTTTTCGACCAAGGGCGGCATGGCCAAAATGATGCGCGGCATGGGCGGAATGTTGCCCGGCGGCGGTATGCCCAAAATGTAA
- the dsbC gene encoding bifunctional protein-disulfide isomerase/oxidoreductase DsbC, whose protein sequence is MRVTRFLGAAVVALASSFSLFAHADEASDKAIRKTLESLNLEIPVESISSSPLNGLYEVNLKGGRVLYASGDGQFVMQGNLYQMQAGKPVNLTEKVERQAISKTINGIPAAEMVVYPAIGETKSHITVFTDTTCPYCHKLHAEVPELNKRGIEVRYVAFPRQGLGSPGDEQLQAVWCSKDRRAAMDRMVDGKNIQAPKCDNPVTKQFEIGQSIGVNGTPAIVLADGQLIPGYQPAPQVAKLALSAK, encoded by the coding sequence ATGCGCGTCACTCGTTTTCTCGGTGCTGCCGTTGTAGCGCTGGCCAGCTCTTTCAGCCTTTTTGCCCACGCCGACGAGGCGTCCGACAAAGCCATTCGCAAGACCCTGGAATCGCTCAATCTGGAAATTCCCGTCGAGAGCATTTCCAGCAGTCCGTTGAACGGCCTCTACGAAGTCAATCTTAAAGGCGGTCGCGTGCTGTACGCCAGCGGCGACGGCCAGTTCGTCATGCAGGGCAACCTGTACCAGATGCAGGCCGGCAAGCCGGTCAACCTGACCGAGAAGGTCGAGCGTCAGGCGATTTCGAAGACCATCAATGGCATTCCTGCCGCTGAGATGGTCGTCTACCCAGCCATTGGCGAGACCAAATCCCACATCACGGTGTTCACCGACACTACCTGCCCGTACTGCCACAAACTGCACGCTGAAGTGCCGGAGCTGAACAAGCGCGGCATCGAAGTGCGCTATGTGGCGTTCCCGCGTCAGGGTCTGGGCTCGCCGGGTGACGAACAACTCCAGGCCGTCTGGTGCTCCAAAGACCGCCGCGCTGCCATGGACCGCATGGTCGATGGCAAGAATATTCAGGCGCCCAAGTGCGACAACCCGGTCACCAAGCAGTTTGAGATCGGCCAGTCCATCGGCGTTAATGGCACACCGGCCATCGTGTTGGCCGACGGTCAGTTGATTCCGGGCTACCAGCCTGCGCCACAAGTGGCCAAACTGGCGCTCAGTGCCAAGTAA
- the rimM gene encoding ribosome maturation factor RimM (Essential for efficient processing of 16S rRNA), translating into MNATPASADDLIVIGKIYSVHGVRGEVKVYSFTDPTENLLQYKTWTLKREGNVKQVELVSGRGNDKFLVAKLKGLDDREEARLLAGYEICVPRNLFPELTDGEYYWYQLEGLKVIDGLGQLLGKVDHLLETGANDVMVVKPCAGSLDDRERLLPYTEQCVLAVDLVAGEMKVEWDADF; encoded by the coding sequence ATGAACGCGACGCCAGCTTCCGCCGACGATTTGATCGTCATCGGCAAGATTTACTCGGTACACGGCGTTCGCGGCGAAGTGAAGGTGTATTCCTTTACTGATCCAACCGAAAACCTGTTGCAGTACAAAACCTGGACGCTCAAGCGCGAAGGCAATGTGAAACAGGTCGAGCTGGTCAGTGGACGCGGGAACGACAAGTTCCTGGTCGCCAAGCTCAAGGGTCTTGATGACCGTGAAGAAGCTCGTCTTCTCGCCGGTTATGAGATCTGCGTGCCACGCAACCTGTTCCCTGAATTGACCGACGGCGAGTACTACTGGTACCAGCTTGAAGGTCTGAAGGTCATTGACGGTCTTGGGCAATTGCTCGGGAAGGTCGATCATCTTCTGGAAACCGGCGCCAATGATGTAATGGTGGTCAAACCCTGCGCAGGCAGTCTGGACGATCGCGAACGCCTTTTGCCCTATACGGAGCAATGCGTGTTGGCAGTTGATCTGGTTGCAGGCGAGATGAAGGTGGAATGGGACGCGGATTTCTAA
- the xerD gene encoding site-specific tyrosine recombinase XerD, translated as MPAIDHPMIDRFLDALWLEKGLSDNTRDAYRSDLALFNGWLQEKGVDLMSVSREAILDHLGWRVDNGYKPRSTARLLSGLRGFYRYLLREKLIAVDPTLQVDMPQLGKPLPKSLSEADVEALLAAPDLSDAIGQRDRAMLEVLYACGLRVTELISLTLEQVNLRQGVLRIMGKGSKERLVPMGEEAIVWVERYMRDARHELLNGRPSDVLFPSQRGDQMTRQTFWHRIKHQAKVAGIGKSLSPHTLRHAFATHLLNHGADLRVVQMLLGHSDLSTTQIYTHVARARLQEMHAKHHPRG; from the coding sequence ATGCCCGCCATTGACCACCCCATGATCGACCGCTTCCTCGACGCCCTGTGGCTGGAGAAAGGGCTGTCGGACAACACGCGCGATGCCTACCGCAGCGATCTTGCGCTGTTCAATGGCTGGCTGCAGGAAAAGGGCGTGGACCTGATGAGTGTCAGTCGGGAAGCGATTCTCGACCACCTGGGATGGCGAGTCGACAATGGCTACAAGCCCCGATCGACGGCACGGTTGCTTTCTGGGCTGCGCGGCTTCTATCGCTATTTGCTCAGAGAAAAGCTTATCGCGGTCGACCCGACGTTGCAGGTCGACATGCCGCAGCTGGGTAAGCCACTTCCAAAATCCTTGTCTGAAGCTGATGTCGAAGCCTTGCTGGCTGCGCCCGACCTGAGCGACGCCATCGGTCAGCGCGACCGGGCCATGCTGGAAGTGCTGTACGCCTGCGGCCTGCGGGTGACCGAACTGATCAGCCTGACGCTGGAACAGGTCAACTTGCGCCAGGGCGTGCTGCGCATCATGGGCAAAGGCAGCAAAGAGCGCCTGGTGCCGATGGGGGAGGAAGCCATCGTCTGGGTTGAGCGCTACATGCGCGACGCTCGCCACGAATTGCTCAACGGCCGGCCCAGCGACGTGCTGTTTCCCAGTCAGCGCGGCGACCAAATGACGCGGCAGACCTTCTGGCACCGCATCAAGCATCAGGCCAAAGTCGCCGGCATCGGCAAATCGCTGTCGCCCCACACCTTGCGCCATGCGTTCGCCACCCATTTGCTCAACCACGGCGCAGACCTGCGCGTTGTGCAAATGCTGCTGGGCCACAGCGACCTCTCCACGACGCAAATCTACACCCATGTCGCCCGCGCGCGGTTGCAGGAAATGCATGCGAAGCACCACCCGAGGGGGTAG
- the rpsP gene encoding 30S ribosomal protein S16, giving the protein MLTIRLALGGSKKRPFYHLTVTDSRNPRDGSHKEQIGFFNPVARGQEIRLSVNQERLAYWLSVGAQPSERVASLLKESAKAAA; this is encoded by the coding sequence ATGCTAACAATCCGTCTTGCCCTTGGCGGCTCTAAAAAGCGCCCGTTCTACCACCTGACTGTCACCGACAGCCGCAACCCACGTGACGGTTCCCACAAGGAACAAATCGGTTTCTTCAACCCGGTTGCCCGTGGTCAGGAAATCCGTCTGTCCGTGAACCAAGAGCGTCTGGCCTACTGGCTGAGCGTTGGTGCACAACCTTCTGAGCGTGTTGCTTCGCTGCTGAAGGAATCTGCTAAGGCTGCGGCCTGA
- a CDS encoding transporter associated domain-containing protein — translation MDNLPVGTMLTLLALLTLWSGLFTAVDAAHHNLRAMPVNPRSNEPPKPVLAFNLNSLILGNTLLKALITVLATLLAIGHWYFHGPLIAWLGVTSVLVVVTEFIPRKLAARRPESILLLGNNVLRIPVRLLQPLTWIYKNIAKTLLRPFLSKRRPDTVDDEDDARPTVYQDNESQYGRAHVISGIYALDRMTVNDILVPRSEVDGINLDDSLEEIIDKLIISRHTRLPVYHNDINQVEGVLNTRMISHLLPRNELTKEALQAACYEPYFVPESTPLQMQLLNFHKQQRRMGVVVDEYGEVLGIVSLEDILEEIVGEFESEQALDNPHIQPQPDGRLVIDGAASIRDLNKSLGWHLPSDGPKTLNGLITEALETLPNSSVCLKIGPYRLEILETEDNRVSRVLMWLNTRTKDVI, via the coding sequence ATGGATAACCTGCCGGTCGGCACAATGCTCACGCTGCTTGCCCTGCTCACGCTATGGTCCGGGCTGTTCACTGCGGTCGACGCTGCGCACCACAATCTCCGGGCGATGCCGGTCAATCCCCGCTCCAACGAGCCGCCCAAGCCCGTCCTTGCGTTCAACCTCAACAGCCTCATCCTCGGCAACACGCTGCTCAAGGCGCTGATTACCGTCCTCGCCACCCTGCTCGCCATCGGACACTGGTATTTTCACGGTCCTCTGATTGCCTGGTTGGGTGTCACCAGCGTGCTGGTGGTGGTGACCGAGTTCATTCCGCGAAAGCTGGCGGCGCGTCGCCCCGAATCAATCCTGCTGCTGGGCAACAACGTGCTGCGCATCCCGGTTCGACTGTTGCAGCCGCTGACCTGGATCTACAAGAACATCGCCAAGACACTGCTGCGCCCTTTTCTGTCCAAGCGTCGGCCAGACACCGTTGATGACGAAGACGACGCGCGCCCGACGGTCTATCAGGACAACGAGAGCCAGTATGGCCGCGCCCATGTGATCTCCGGGATCTACGCGCTGGACCGCATGACCGTCAATGACATCCTGGTGCCGCGTAGCGAAGTCGACGGCATCAATCTCGACGACTCCCTCGAGGAGATCATCGACAAGCTGATCATCTCTCGCCATACCCGTCTGCCGGTCTACCACAACGACATCAACCAAGTGGAAGGCGTGCTCAACACGCGAATGATCAGCCACCTGCTGCCGCGCAACGAGCTGACCAAAGAGGCGTTGCAAGCCGCCTGCTACGAACCGTACTTCGTGCCGGAAAGCACGCCGCTGCAGATGCAACTGCTCAACTTCCACAAACAGCAGCGGCGAATGGGCGTGGTCGTCGATGAATACGGCGAGGTACTGGGCATCGTCAGCCTCGAGGACATTCTGGAAGAGATCGTCGGCGAGTTCGAAAGCGAACAAGCCCTCGATAACCCGCACATTCAGCCGCAGCCTGACGGGCGTCTGGTGATTGACGGCGCAGCGTCGATTCGCGATCTGAATAAGAGCCTCGGCTGGCATCTGCCTTCCGATGGCCCAAAGACCCTCAACGGTCTGATCACCGAAGCGCTGGAGACCCTACCCAACAGCTCGGTTTGCCTGAAGATCGGGCCTTACCGCCTGGAAATCCTCGAGACCGAAGACAACCGCGTCAGCCGGGTGCTGATGTGGCTGAACACCCGCACCAAAGACGTGATCTGA
- a CDS encoding homoserine dehydrogenase — protein sequence MKPVKVGICGLGTVGGGTFNVLKRNAEEIARRAGRGIEVAQIAMRTPNPNCQITGTPTTTDVFDVASNPEIDIVIELIGGYTIARELVLKAIENGKHVVTANKALIAVHGNEIFAKAREKGVIVAFEAAVAGGIPVIKAIREGLSANRINWVAGIINGTGNFILTEMREKGRTFPDVLAEAQALGYAEADPTFDVEGIDAAHKLTILASIAFGIPLQFDKAYTEGITKLTTADVNYAEALGYRIKHLGVARSTPSGIELRVHPTLIPADRLIANVNGVMNAVMVNGDAAGSTLFYGAGAGMEPTASSVVADLVDVVRALTTDPENRVPHLAFQPDSLSAHPILPIDACESAYYLRIQAKDHPGVLAQVASILSERGINIESIMQKEVEEHDGLVPMILLTHRVVEKRMNDAIKALEALEDVAGPVVRIRVEHLN from the coding sequence GTGAAACCGGTCAAAGTAGGCATCTGTGGGCTGGGTACTGTCGGTGGCGGTACCTTCAATGTGCTAAAGCGTAACGCCGAGGAAATTGCCCGCCGTGCCGGGCGTGGAATCGAAGTGGCGCAGATTGCCATGCGTACACCAAACCCCAATTGCCAGATTACCGGTACCCCGACCACGACCGACGTGTTCGACGTGGCGAGCAACCCTGAAATCGACATCGTCATCGAGTTGATCGGTGGCTACACCATCGCCCGCGAACTGGTGCTCAAGGCCATCGAAAACGGCAAGCACGTGGTCACCGCCAACAAGGCGCTGATCGCCGTGCACGGCAACGAGATTTTCGCCAAGGCTCGGGAGAAGGGCGTCATTGTTGCGTTCGAAGCGGCGGTGGCGGGCGGTATCCCGGTGATCAAGGCCATTCGTGAAGGCCTGTCGGCGAACCGCATCAACTGGGTCGCCGGCATCATCAACGGTACCGGCAACTTCATCCTCACCGAGATGCGCGAAAAGGGCCGCACCTTCCCGGACGTCCTCGCTGAAGCGCAGGCGCTGGGCTATGCAGAAGCCGATCCGACCTTCGACGTCGAAGGCATCGACGCGGCGCACAAGCTGACCATTCTGGCGTCCATCGCCTTTGGCATTCCGCTGCAGTTCGACAAGGCCTACACCGAAGGCATCACCAAACTGACCACCGCCGACGTCAACTACGCCGAAGCGCTGGGCTATCGGATCAAGCACCTGGGCGTCGCCCGCAGCACGCCGAGCGGCATTGAACTGCGCGTCCACCCGACGCTGATCCCGGCGGACCGCCTGATCGCCAACGTCAACGGTGTGATGAACGCCGTGATGGTCAACGGCGATGCAGCCGGATCGACCCTGTTCTACGGCGCCGGTGCCGGCATGGAGCCGACCGCTTCATCCGTTGTGGCGGATCTGGTCGACGTGGTCCGTGCCCTGACCACAGACCCCGAAAACCGCGTCCCGCACCTGGCCTTCCAGCCCGATTCGCTGTCGGCCCACCCGATCCTGCCGATCGACGCGTGCGAAAGCGCCTACTACCTGCGGATCCAGGCCAAGGATCATCCCGGTGTGCTGGCGCAGGTGGCGAGTATCCTGTCCGAGCGCGGCATCAACATCGAATCGATCATGCAGAAAGAAGTCGAAGAACATGACGGCCTGGTGCCGATGATTCTGCTGACCCACCGCGTGGTCGAGAAACGCATGAACGACGCGATCAAAGCGCTGGAAGCGCTGGAAGATGTCGCCGGACCGGTTGTGCGAATCCGCGTCGAGCATCTGAATTGA
- a CDS encoding cytochrome C assembly family protein: MSPLSPSLLFSLAAAVFYAAATVYQGMRLRQGQKADKWLLCLIGTLAVACQASALFGQLVRPIGLGLDFFSAASLIAVAVIIVTMLACIRLPVEILLILLFPLGLLTTLMAQFAPSGTLQPIIEEHGIISHILLSILAYGMFTIAVFQSLLLLLQDHQLKNKHRLGLIRSFPPLQTMESLLFGFLWAGWVLLSMSLISGWLFVENLFAQHLVHKTLLSILAWMVFSVLLWGRHHLGWRGHKAIRWTLGGFLLLMLAYFGSKLVREYILHI, encoded by the coding sequence ATGTCCCCCTTGTCACCGAGTTTGCTCTTCAGCCTCGCCGCCGCCGTCTTTTACGCCGCTGCGACCGTCTACCAGGGTATGCGCCTGCGTCAGGGCCAAAAGGCCGACAAATGGCTGCTGTGCCTGATCGGCACCCTTGCAGTTGCCTGCCAGGCCAGTGCGCTGTTCGGCCAACTGGTGCGCCCTATCGGCCTGGGCCTGGACTTTTTCAGTGCCGCCAGCCTGATTGCTGTTGCCGTGATCATCGTGACCATGCTCGCGTGCATTCGCCTCCCGGTCGAAATTCTGCTGATCCTCCTGTTCCCGCTGGGGCTGTTGACGACCCTGATGGCGCAGTTCGCGCCTTCCGGTACGCTGCAACCCATCATTGAAGAACACGGCATCATCAGCCATATCCTGCTGTCGATCCTCGCCTACGGGATGTTCACCATCGCGGTGTTCCAGTCCTTGCTCCTGCTGCTGCAGGATCACCAGTTGAAGAACAAGCACCGACTTGGCCTGATCAGAAGCTTCCCGCCACTGCAGACCATGGAAAGCCTGCTCTTCGGTTTTCTCTGGGCCGGCTGGGTCTTGCTGTCGATGTCGCTGATTTCCGGCTGGCTGTTCGTCGAAAACCTGTTTGCCCAGCATCTGGTGCACAAGACCCTGCTGTCGATCCTGGCGTGGATGGTCTTCAGTGTGCTGCTGTGGGGACGCCACCATCTGGGCTGGCGCGGCCACAAGGCGATCCGCTGGACGCTGGGCGGATTTCTGCTCCTGATGCTGGCCTACTTCGGCAGCAAGCTCGTTCGTGAATACATCCTGCACATCTGA